One Scylla paramamosain isolate STU-SP2022 chromosome 7, ASM3559412v1, whole genome shotgun sequence DNA window includes the following coding sequences:
- the LOC135102319 gene encoding protein Spindly-B-like, translated as MEQQVSELKQQLAEAEHNTVLAATYGKQLLDKNHELEAKLETLEQEKHCLSLKLEASVRMEHSLVQEVEQLREHQTHQIAALATQAAQNHDEELQKHTKKILDLESIVGSQRLEITQKIEEKELVEAQLKEARERLDNFNNLNQSVDDSTSILQAQVTALTQEKQELETLMSSLKVQLSTYKYRLEQADKKVLDLESALEEKECQFTSYYNALEKNKEEMMEMKMEIESLKLAETDPAKKGNSLFAEVEDQRQAIERQLIDYKTSYNIVKKHYDLKAQEAAKLKLQVASLLSLSNNRASMEYMSHMEESLASARSQLETFTQRCRQLEEAQQNMAAASCQEGPDEADSANQLFKNLYSESKKKISEMNQSLHQAQFDKVVLSDRILQLQRKLRQMEAARDASNGEVIRLRVKLDDFTSKKGEMAGSEIKEIKRVVEKLPGFDAQQPNTTNIAEADSTTQSEAMPLKEKLLDPTTMQEITKHAKNISTKDASEEDKQIGRVENEENLPPVKTETRKKPKKTVQLTEVVTVQESDGQVQEAKMKQEDGLKKIEKKPRPLRKLECPVVKVNSSEQSEECKTQ; from the exons AtggagcagcaggtgagtgaACTGAAGCAGCAGCTGGCTGAGGCAGAGCATAACACTGTCCTGGCAGCCACCTATGGCAAGCAGCTCCTGGACAAGAACCATGAACTTGAGGCCAAACTTGAG ACTTtggagcaggagaaacactgccTCTCCTTGAAGCTGGAGGCAAGTGTCAGGATGGAGCATTCCTTGGTGCAGGAGGTGGAGCAGCTGCGGGAACATCAGACTCACCAGATTGCAGCTTTGGCAACACAGGCTGCACAGAACCATGATGAGGAACTGCAGAAGCACACCAAAAAA ATATTAGACTTGGAGTCCATTGTTGGAAGCCAGAGACTGGAAATCACACAAAAGATTGAGGAGAAAGAACTTGTAGAGGCTCAACTGAAGGAGGCACGAGAGAGGCTGGATAACTTCAACAATCTGAACCAGTCTGTGGATGACTCTACCAGCATCTTGCAG GCTCAGGTCACTGCCCTCACTCAGGAGAAGCAGGAGCTTGAGACTCTTATGTCCTCCCTGAAGGTGCAGCTCAGCACCTACAAATACCGACTAGAACAGGCTGACAAGAAAGTCCTTGACCTGGAGTCTGcgttggaggagaaagagtgtcAGTTTACCTCATACTATAATGCCCTGGAG aaaaacaaggaggaaatgatggaaatgaagatggagatagaaaGCCTGAAGCTTGCAGAAACTGACCCTGCCAAGAAAGGGAACTCCCTGTTTGCAGAGGTGGAGGACCAACGACAGGCCATTGAGAGGCAGCTCATTGATTACAAGACCAGCTACAACATTGTCAAGAAGCATTATGATCTCAAGGCCCAAGAGGCAGCCAAGCTGAAG CTTCAAGTGGCCTCCCTGCTAAGCCTGAGCAACAACAGAGCAAGTATGGAGTACATGAGCCACATGGAGGAATCCTTGGCATCAGCACGCTCCCAGCTGGAGACCTTCACCCAGCGTTGCCGCCAGCTTGAGGAAGCCCAGCAGAATATGGCCGCTGCTTCCTGTCAG GAAGGTCCTGATGAAGCAGACAGTGCCAATCAGCTCTTCAAAAATCTGTACAGTGAAAGCAA GAAAAAAATCTCAGAGATGAATCAGTCGCTGCACCAGGCTCAGTTTGACAAAGTGGTGCTGAGTGACCGCATCCTGCAGCTGCAGAGAAAACTGAGGCAGATGGAAGCGGCTCGGGATGCCTCAAATGGGGAGGTGATCCGACTCAGAGTTAAGCTGGATGACTTCACATCCAAAAAGGGAGAGATGGCAG GGAGTGAgatcaaagaaattaaaagggTGGTTGAGAAACTCCCTGGCTTTGATGCACAGCAACCTAACACTACCAACATTGCTGAAGCAGACAGCACAACACAGTCTGAGGCCATGCCTCTGAAGGAGAAGCTGCTGGACCCAACAACCATGCAAGAAATTACCAAGCATGCCAAAAACATCA GCACCAAAGATGCCTCAGAAGAGGACAAGCAGATAGGGAGAgtagagaatgaagagaacCTACCACCAGTCAAAACAGAGACAAGGAAAAAGCCTAAGAAAACTGTGCAGCTGACTGAAGTGGTCACTGTGCAAGAGAGTGATGGCCAG GTTCAAGAAGCAAAAATGAAGCAAGAAGATGGACTAAAAAAGATTGAGAAGAAACCAAGACCACTAAGAAAGCTGGAATGTCCTGTGGTTAAGGTGAACAGCAGCGAGCAGAGTGAAGAGTGCAAGACACAGTGA